In Prochlorococcus marinus XMU1406, the genomic stretch TTTTTTCAAAACTTTTATAAGAAACATCTATATATTTCATTTTGCCTATTTTTAGAAATAAAAAAAGGATGTATGAATTTGATTTATAATGATTTTATATAGTCTTTAAATTTGAGAAAAATAATTTAAGAGGTTTTTTAATGAATAAGCGTAAAAAAAAGGTAAGAAGGTACTATAAAAACTTTAAAAAGTCTAATTTTGTCTTGTTAAAAAAAATCTTAAGAATTTTGAGTTGGCTTTTGCCAGGATTGGTAATAAAAAGATGGATGCTTACATCTGCGATAGGATTTTTGACTACATTACTTGGCTTGGTAATTTGGACAAATTTAAGACCGCTCTATTGGCTTATTGAAATCTTTTTTGGGGTAATGACAGGTTTAACACGTATTTTACCTGTTTCATTAATGGGACCATTGATTTTTGTTATTGGACTATTGTTAATCGGGATTGGACAAAACAGAAGTATTAATTCAATTCAAAAAGCGCTTGTTCCAGAAAAAAATACATTTTTAGTTGATGCATTAAGAGTTAAAAGTAAATTAAACAGAGGCCCAAACATTGTTGCAATTGGCGGAGGTACAGGTTTATCTACCTTGCTGAAAGGCTTAAAAAATTATAGTAGTAATATTACAGCAATCGTAACTGTATCCGATGATGGTGGAAGTAGTGGAATTCTCAGAAAACAATTAGGTGTGCAACCTCCAGGAGATATAAGAAATTGTTTGGCAGCCTTATCAAACGAAGAACCTACTTTAACTAGATTATTTCAGTACAGATTTTCAGGGGGAAGTGGTTTGGAAGGTCATAGTTTTGGAAATCTATTCTTGTCAGCTTTAACAACAATTACAGGTAGTTTAGAAAAAGCAGTTCAAGCCTCTAGTAAGGTTTTGGCGGTACAAGGTCAAGTTTTACCTGCAACAAATATTGATGTTATGTTATGGGCCGAATTAGAAGATGGTGAGAAAATTTTTGGTGAAAGCAAGATCAGTAAATCTAAAAAATTAATTTCGAGGATTGGTTACCTACCAGAAAATCCTTCAGCTCTTCCAAGTGCTCTTGAATCTATAAAAGAAGCTGATTTAATTGTTCTTGGCCCAGGTAGTCTGTACACTTCTTTATTGCCTAATCTTTTAGTACCAGAAATAGTAGATGCATTATTGCAAAGTAATGCTCCTAAAATTTATATAAGTAATTTGATGACTCAGCCTGGAGAAACAGATGGACTTGATGTCTATCAACATATCAAAGCAATAGAAAAACAACTATCAAATTTTGGAGTTAATACTCGAATTTTTAACTCAATCTTATCTCAGATTCAATTTGAAAAGTCTCCATTAGTAGACTATTACGAAAGTAGAGGGGCAGAGCCTGTCCAATGTAATAAAGAAAAATTATTATCTGAGGGTTATTATGTTTTGCAAGCACCATTATATTCAAAAAGAATAACTCCAACTCTTAGACATGATCCAAGGAGACTAGCGAGAGCAGTTATGTTTATTTACCGCAAATTAAAAAAATTAAACTAATAAGCATCTTGAAGTTCATAGAAATCTGGCTGAATATAATCTTTTCGTAATGGCCATCCTCTCCAGTCTTCAGGCATTAATAGTCTTTTGGGATTGGGATGATCAATAAAATTTATTCCATACATATCAAAAGTT encodes the following:
- a CDS encoding gluconeogenesis factor YvcK family protein, with product MNKRKKKVRRYYKNFKKSNFVLLKKILRILSWLLPGLVIKRWMLTSAIGFLTTLLGLVIWTNLRPLYWLIEIFFGVMTGLTRILPVSLMGPLIFVIGLLLIGIGQNRSINSIQKALVPEKNTFLVDALRVKSKLNRGPNIVAIGGGTGLSTLLKGLKNYSSNITAIVTVSDDGGSSGILRKQLGVQPPGDIRNCLAALSNEEPTLTRLFQYRFSGGSGLEGHSFGNLFLSALTTITGSLEKAVQASSKVLAVQGQVLPATNIDVMLWAELEDGEKIFGESKISKSKKLISRIGYLPENPSALPSALESIKEADLIVLGPGSLYTSLLPNLLVPEIVDALLQSNAPKIYISNLMTQPGETDGLDVYQHIKAIEKQLSNFGVNTRIFNSILSQIQFEKSPLVDYYESRGAEPVQCNKEKLLSEGYYVLQAPLYSKRITPTLRHDPRRLARAVMFIYRKLKKLN